In Candidatus Desulfofervidus auxilii, one genomic interval encodes:
- the rpe gene encoding ribulose-phosphate 3-epimerase produces the protein MFKIAPSILAADFANLASEIKAVEEAGADWLHIDVMDGHFVPNLTIGPPVVASLRKVTGLPLDVHLMIEKPDNYLEAFAQAGADILTVHVETCPHLYRTLESIHKLGKKAGVALNPATPLSFLEPILEEVDLILIMSVNPGFGGQKFIPQALSRIQTVREWIKKYNLKVDLEVDGGISENTLSEVVKAGANVFVAGSAIFSKNDYNKIIRQFREKIG, from the coding sequence ATGTTTAAAATTGCCCCATCCATTTTAGCTGCTGATTTTGCCAACCTTGCATCAGAAATTAAAGCAGTTGAAGAAGCAGGGGCAGATTGGCTCCATATTGATGTAATGGATGGTCATTTTGTCCCTAATTTAACTATCGGTCCCCCGGTAGTAGCTAGTTTGCGCAAAGTGACAGGTCTCCCGTTAGATGTCCATTTAATGATAGAAAAACCTGATAACTATTTAGAGGCCTTTGCTCAGGCAGGAGCAGATATCTTGACTGTCCATGTAGAAACTTGTCCTCACTTATACCGCACTTTAGAGAGTATTCACAAATTAGGCAAAAAAGCAGGGGTGGCATTAAATCCAGCTACACCTTTAAGTTTTCTAGAACCTATTTTGGAAGAAGTGGACTTAATCTTGATTATGAGTGTAAATCCTGGTTTTGGCGGACAAAAGTTTATTCCCCAGGCCCTAAGCCGCATTCAGACTGTGCGGGAATGGATAAAAAAATATAATCTTAAAGTAGACTTAGAGGTAGATGGAGGAATTAGTGAAAATACATTGTCTGAGGTAGTGAAAGCAGGGGCCAATGTATTTGTTGCTGGCTCAGCTATTTTTAGTAAAAATGATTATAATAAAATCATCCGTCAATTTCGGGAAAAAATAGGCTAA
- a CDS encoding aldehyde dehydrogenase family protein, translated as MKVYPILVGNKTKETDNYITINSPYDNQAVAKVCVGGENEIEEAIEKALKAFSLLKHLPVYVKANALAQISQGVKERTEEIAHMMALEVGKPISLARIEVNRCIELFQYASEEVKRFGGEVIPLDLDKLGEKRLAIYKRFPIGPILGITPFNFPLNLVAHKVAPALAVGNPIIIKPSSAAPITALILGEIIAQTDLPEGSISILPCSTQLAEKMARDDRLAMLTFTGSPDVGWYLKTIAGKKRVTLELGGNAALVISSLHLKEFLLERAIFGSFYQAGQVCISVQRILVKENFYESFLEEFVEKVKMIHTGNPLDENTLVGPLINQTAAQRVENWIKEALKDGAKLVIGGKREGNVIYPTVLTHTRPEMKVNAKEIFGPVVTVEPYKTFNEAIAMVNNSVYGLQAGIFTEDLNEVFSAYNQLEVGGVIVNDVPTYRSDPMPYGGIKGSGIGKEGIKYAMTEMSEGKILAIKYV; from the coding sequence ATGAAAGTTTATCCTATACTTGTAGGAAATAAAACAAAGGAAACAGATAATTACATTACTATTAATTCTCCTTATGATAACCAAGCTGTGGCTAAAGTATGTGTGGGTGGTGAGAATGAGATAGAAGAGGCCATTGAAAAGGCCCTAAAGGCATTCAGCCTTTTAAAACACTTACCTGTTTATGTTAAGGCAAATGCATTGGCGCAAATTAGTCAAGGTGTAAAGGAGAGAACAGAAGAAATAGCCCACATGATGGCTTTGGAGGTAGGAAAACCTATCTCTCTGGCTAGGATAGAAGTAAACCGTTGTATTGAATTATTTCAATATGCCTCAGAAGAGGTAAAACGCTTTGGCGGGGAAGTAATACCTTTAGACTTAGACAAATTGGGAGAAAAACGCTTGGCCATCTATAAACGCTTTCCTATCGGACCCATCTTGGGAATTACACCTTTTAACTTTCCTTTAAATTTAGTGGCCCATAAGGTAGCCCCTGCTCTGGCAGTAGGCAATCCCATAATTATCAAGCCTTCTTCTGCTGCCCCTATCACTGCTTTAATATTGGGTGAAATCATTGCTCAAACTGATTTACCTGAGGGAAGTATCAGTATCTTGCCCTGTTCCACCCAATTGGCAGAAAAGATGGCAAGAGATGACCGTCTGGCCATGCTTACTTTTACAGGCAGTCCGGATGTGGGATGGTATTTGAAAACCATTGCTGGGAAAAAAAGGGTTACCTTGGAATTAGGAGGAAATGCGGCTTTGGTAATCAGTTCTTTGCATCTTAAAGAATTTCTCTTAGAAAGGGCTATCTTTGGCAGTTTTTATCAGGCAGGTCAGGTATGTATCTCGGTCCAGCGTATCCTGGTTAAGGAGAATTTTTATGAAAGTTTTCTTGAGGAGTTTGTGGAAAAAGTAAAGATGATTCACACTGGCAATCCATTAGATGAAAATACACTGGTAGGTCCTCTTATTAACCAAACCGCTGCCCAAAGAGTAGAAAATTGGATAAAGGAGGCCTTAAAAGACGGAGCAAAATTGGTTATAGGAGGGAAAAGAGAGGGTAATGTAATTTATCCCACTGTGCTCACTCACACCCGGCCAGAAATGAAGGTAAATGCTAAAGAGATATTTGGTCCTGTAGTTACAGTTGAACCATATAAAACATTTAATGAGGCCATAGCAATGGTAAACAATTCTGTTTATGGGTTACAAGCAGGTATATTTACAGAAGATTTAAACGAGGTTTTTTCTGCCTATAATCAGTTGGAAGTAGGAGGGGTGATTGTTAATGATGTGCCTACTTATCGCAGTGACCCCATGCCCTATGGAGGAATTAAGGGTTCTGGTATAGGGAAAGAGGGAATTAAATATGCCATGACTGAAATGAGTGAAGGAAAAATTCTAGCTATTAAATATGTCTAA
- a CDS encoding FeoA family protein — MSISLDRIPAGKIVRILRIEGGLRCRQCLADLGVLPGETIKIIRSAPFAGPILAEVNGTKFMLGRGMATKVIVEDID, encoded by the coding sequence ATGTCCATCAGCTTAGACAGAATACCAGCAGGCAAAATAGTCCGTATCCTAAGAATTGAAGGAGGATTAAGGTGTAGACAATGTTTGGCAGATTTAGGAGTTCTCCCAGGAGAAACTATAAAAATTATAAGAAGTGCTCCTTTTGCAGGACCTATTCTAGCAGAGGTAAATGGCACAAAATTTATGTTGGGCCGAGGGATGGCTACAAAGGTAATAGTGGAGGACATTGATTGA
- a CDS encoding class I SAM-dependent methyltransferase yields MSKKRPLELEDIYEELKKRGLLDLSVEITDIETYNKFQSEFFDKVKDIFTKPLPLEIQSNLKRIVKLASLKPGEIILDVGAGTGVLIPYFLPYKPKKIIACDLSPKMLANLKTKFPQVETYLMDVKDLPLPDNSINVAFLNAVWPNIGDKPAALKTLKKILKPHGRMIISHPEGKEFVDKLSQAMPFPLDPLPNKISLKRLLKKYGFILQIYIDEPKLYFVLAYTEDNN; encoded by the coding sequence ATGTCTAAAAAACGCCCTCTTGAACTTGAAGATATTTATGAAGAGTTAAAAAAACGAGGATTGCTGGATCTTTCGGTGGAAATTACAGACATAGAAACCTATAATAAGTTTCAAAGTGAATTTTTTGATAAAGTTAAGGATATTTTCACCAAGCCCTTGCCTTTAGAAATTCAGTCAAATTTAAAGAGGATTGTGAAATTAGCTAGTTTAAAACCAGGAGAGATTATTTTAGATGTGGGAGCAGGGACAGGTGTGCTTATTCCCTATTTTTTGCCTTATAAGCCTAAAAAAATTATTGCCTGTGATTTATCCCCCAAAATGTTGGCTAATTTGAAAACAAAATTTCCTCAAGTAGAGACTTATTTGATGGATGTGAAGGATTTACCCCTTCCAGATAATTCTATTAATGTGGCTTTTTTAAATGCTGTATGGCCAAACATTGGGGATAAACCCGCTGCCCTTAAAACCCTTAAAAAGATATTAAAACCTCATGGCAGAATGATTATTAGCCATCCCGAGGGAAAAGAATTTGTAGATAAATTATCTCAAGCTATGCCCTTCCCTCTTGACCCCTTACCTAATAAAATTAGTTTAAAGAGATTACTTAAAAAATATGGTTTTATCCTTCAGATATATATTGATGAGCCTAAACTTTATTTTGTATTAGCTTATACCGAGGATAATAATTGA
- a CDS encoding FG-GAP repeat domain-containing protein, producing MKKIFSVGLILYFLFIFLTKIVEAEKKEVAIIPFFLNAPKEFNYLKDGIYDMFFIRLGNEKVEVIAKEKIQRVMVTLKINEMPTKTQVYQLGKRLKTDYVLYGSITITDQGASIALRLLNMAQNKTYSFSGSCAKEELLLELSTLATKINNSMLERGANETIAKPSLPPKIKVSPLPSTKIKLIKWYSYPLSFEAKGLTIGDINGDGHNELVLIDDNNIWIYHYVKGSLAILKKKEFPDNVFLVNIDSCDVDQDRKEELLITKMIKNLVTSEVYSWQDGKLKPLAKDIPWCLKVQTYPDEKKVILGQKDFYKGNLFRLIWDGEGFNIAEKIYSSPNIKIYDCALTNLTADNVQDLLCLDRQHYLRLISKNKEWKGHEYYDGLLVADLDKMSPLEVIVYKNYQEGQKGFYQGQFKLLSWDKMGMKVVWSSPKVIGYITDCCIGDFDNDGHKELVFMVVRTTLPVGKKTIVIAYDLSFPNTKLAKDVF from the coding sequence TTGAAAAAAATATTTAGTGTAGGATTGATTTTATATTTCTTATTTATTTTTTTAACTAAAATAGTTGAGGCAGAGAAGAAAGAAGTGGCTATTATTCCCTTTTTTCTGAATGCCCCGAAGGAATTTAATTATTTAAAAGACGGAATTTATGATATGTTTTTTATTCGCCTGGGGAATGAGAAAGTAGAAGTAATTGCTAAAGAAAAGATACAAAGAGTAATGGTAACACTAAAAATAAATGAAATGCCCACCAAAACCCAAGTATATCAATTGGGAAAAAGGCTCAAGACTGATTATGTGCTTTACGGGAGTATTACCATTACTGACCAGGGAGCTAGTATAGCACTCAGGCTTCTAAATATGGCCCAAAATAAAACATATTCCTTTTCTGGTTCATGTGCAAAAGAAGAACTTCTTTTAGAATTAAGTACTTTAGCTACAAAAATAAATAATAGTATGTTAGAGAGAGGAGCCAACGAAACAATTGCCAAACCATCATTACCTCCTAAAATCAAAGTTTCTCCTTTGCCTTCTACCAAAATCAAGTTAATTAAATGGTACAGCTACCCCCTTTCTTTTGAGGCAAAGGGTTTAACTATAGGGGATATAAATGGGGATGGACACAATGAACTGGTGCTTATTGATGATAATAATATCTGGATTTACCATTATGTCAAAGGCTCCCTTGCTATTTTAAAGAAAAAAGAGTTTCCTGATAATGTCTTTCTGGTCAATATTGATTCCTGTGATGTAGACCAAGATAGAAAAGAAGAACTATTAATTACTAAGATGATTAAAAATTTGGTTACTTCTGAGGTCTATTCATGGCAAGATGGTAAACTTAAACCTCTAGCTAAAGATATTCCCTGGTGTTTAAAGGTCCAAACTTACCCTGATGAGAAAAAGGTAATTTTAGGACAAAAGGATTTCTATAAAGGAAATCTCTTTCGTTTGATATGGGATGGTGAGGGATTTAATATAGCTGAAAAAATTTATTCCTCACCAAACATTAAGATATATGATTGTGCTCTTACTAATTTGACTGCTGATAATGTTCAAGATTTGTTATGTTTAGATAGGCAGCACTATCTGAGATTGATTTCAAAAAATAAAGAGTGGAAAGGCCATGAATATTATGATGGTTTACTGGTAGCTGATTTGGATAAAATGTCTCCCTTAGAAGTAATTGTTTACAAAAATTACCAAGAGGGGCAAAAAGGTTTTTACCAAGGGCAGTTTAAATTGCTTTCTTGGGACAAAATGGGAATGAAAGTGGTGTGGTCTTCTCCTAAAGTCATAGGATATATTACCGATTGCTGCATAGGTGATTTTGATAACGATGGCCATAAAGAGCTAGTCTTTATGGTAGTAAGAACAACCTTGCCTGTAGGTAAAAAGACTATTGTAATAGCCTATGACCTATCATTTCCCAATACAAAATTGGCTAAAGATGTATTCTAA
- the mnmE gene encoding tRNA uridine-5-carboxymethylaminomethyl(34) synthesis GTPase MnmE, translating to MPYSEDTIAAIATPPGVGGIGIVRISGPLVEEIARRIFRPKKPISHLKSHHFYYGHIIHPENEEIIDEVMVVLMRAPHSYTCEDVLEIHCHGSPLVLKQVLELSLKLGARLAEPGEFTKRAFLHGRLDLSQAEAVLNIIQARTERELQFATRQLQGYLGQEIKRIRDCLREFKAHLEVAIDFPEEEVEIAPLDAWLPRIENQVLKPIKGLLQAYSKARVLREGAIMAIVGKPNVGKSSLLNCLLKEDKAIVTSIPGTTRDIIEEVLNINGMPIRVADTAGLRKTKHAIEAIGVERAWEKIAEADIVLLVIDVSRPLGKEDKEIYEKIKEKDIILVLNKSDLTPKIDEKVLKKEFKDLPIVHISALYGQGIEKLEKTIYHHLLGRDVSMPSFIPTLRHKQVLERAIEAINRIKEAMVNGLPAVFISVEVKEALDILGEIVGETTSEDILEYIFSQFCIGK from the coding sequence ATGCCATATTCAGAAGATACTATTGCAGCCATTGCTACCCCCCCTGGTGTAGGTGGAATAGGTATTGTAAGAATAAGTGGGCCTTTGGTAGAAGAAATTGCCAGAAGGATATTTCGGCCTAAAAAACCCATTTCTCATTTGAAATCCCACCATTTTTATTATGGTCACATTATTCATCCTGAAAATGAAGAGATAATAGATGAAGTTATGGTGGTGCTTATGCGTGCCCCTCATAGTTATACTTGTGAAGATGTCTTAGAAATTCACTGTCATGGAAGTCCATTGGTTCTAAAACAGGTGCTTGAATTAAGCTTAAAGTTGGGAGCTAGATTAGCTGAACCAGGTGAATTTACTAAAAGGGCCTTTCTCCATGGAAGATTAGATTTATCTCAGGCAGAAGCAGTTTTGAATATAATCCAAGCACGCACTGAAAGGGAACTTCAGTTTGCTACCCGCCAGCTTCAGGGTTATTTAGGGCAAGAGATTAAGAGGATAAGAGACTGTTTAAGAGAATTTAAGGCTCACTTAGAAGTGGCCATTGATTTTCCTGAAGAAGAGGTAGAAATTGCGCCCCTTGATGCATGGCTTCCACGAATTGAAAACCAGGTATTAAAACCTATTAAGGGGTTATTACAAGCCTATTCTAAAGCCAGGGTCTTAAGAGAAGGGGCAATTATGGCTATTGTAGGTAAGCCTAATGTAGGAAAATCTTCTTTATTAAACTGCCTTTTGAAAGAAGATAAAGCCATTGTTACCTCTATACCTGGAACTACTCGTGACATTATAGAAGAGGTGTTAAATATCAACGGCATGCCTATCAGAGTAGCAGACACAGCCGGTTTACGTAAGACTAAACATGCTATTGAAGCCATTGGTGTGGAACGGGCATGGGAGAAGATAGCTGAGGCAGATATTGTGCTTTTAGTAATTGATGTAAGCCGCCCTTTAGGTAAAGAAGATAAAGAAATTTATGAAAAAATAAAAGAAAAAGATATAATTTTGGTGTTAAATAAATCCGACTTAACACCTAAAATAGATGAAAAAGTTTTGAAGAAGGAATTCAAAGATTTACCTATAGTTCACATCTCTGCTCTTTATGGGCAAGGAATAGAAAAATTAGAAAAAACTATTTATCACCATCTTTTAGGAAGGGATGTAAGCATGCCTAGTTTTATTCCCACCTTACGCCACAAACAGGTGTTAGAAAGGGCAATAGAGGCGATTAATAGGATAAAAGAGGCTATGGTAAATGGGCTTCCTGCGGTATTTATTAGCGTTGAAGTCAAAGAAGCCTTAGATATTTTAGGTGAAATCGTAGGAGAAACTACATCAGAAGATATATTAGAATACATCTTTAGCCAATTTTGTATTGGGAAATGA
- a CDS encoding YkgJ family cysteine cluster protein has product MDIAEKIEKLKRIYEEFEEKVREFKKEAVCQKGCADCCKQMATIDCTTLEAFVIYNKINAFADPLKSQTKKKLKKEIHKRTTKSHTTCPFLTKKDSCLIYEARPFSCRWVYSLKKCNGKSPTIHRVVFEEAKSTIRKIQQLDNTGYSGHITFILQLFEKESFTEIYLTGGFNPQKLQKILSLYHILPNLKKV; this is encoded by the coding sequence ATGGATATAGCAGAAAAAATTGAGAAGTTAAAGAGAATATATGAAGAATTTGAAGAAAAGGTAAGGGAATTTAAAAAAGAAGCTGTTTGCCAAAAAGGATGTGCTGATTGTTGTAAGCAAATGGCTACCATTGATTGTACTACATTAGAAGCATTTGTTATATATAATAAAATCAATGCCTTTGCTGATCCCCTTAAAAGTCAAACAAAAAAGAAATTAAAGAAGGAAATTCACAAAAGGACAACAAAAAGCCATACCACTTGTCCTTTTCTCACTAAAAAAGATAGCTGTCTTATTTATGAAGCACGTCCATTTAGTTGTCGCTGGGTTTATTCTTTGAAAAAATGCAATGGCAAATCGCCCACCATCCATCGTGTGGTATTTGAAGAAGCGAAAAGCACTATAAGAAAGATACAACAACTTGATAATACTGGTTATTCAGGACATATTACTTTCATACTTCAATTATTTGAGAAAGAAAGTTTTACAGAAATTTATTTAACAGGAGGCTTTAACCCTCAAAAATTGCAAAAGATTCTTTCTCTCTATCACATTTTGCCCAATCTCAAAAAGGTATAG
- a CDS encoding sigma-54-dependent transcriptional regulator — translation MESIPKILIVDDEKNIGFLLETFLKREGYEPFYVSTGQEALKIFDKQPFDLVLLDIKMPDIDGIELLKEFKRKRSNINVIMITAYPSIETAVEAMREEAFDYINKPLDLEELKQLIERALAREKKVSKTKVFHYGNIVARSPAMLRILETLPKIASTKANVLIMGESGVGKEIIAHAIHSLSPRSDKPFVTVNCAGIPETLLESELFGYKKGAFTGATTDRMGLFQSAHKGTLFLDEIGDLSLTLQVRLLRVVEEKRFKPLGSTQEIEVDIRLISATNQDLEQKVTAGQFREDLYYRLNVIPIRVPPLRERKEDIPVLVEHFLKKYSKELGKEVPKISSSALSFLMEYGFPGNVRELEHIIERCVALETGNIILPESLVISDFKKKKHLLKEEAQLPSEGIDLEKKLAQIEKGLILEALKRSKGVKKEAAKLLNLSFRSFRYKLQKHGLNKIDNNE, via the coding sequence ATGGAATCAATTCCTAAAATTCTTATAGTGGATGACGAAAAAAATATTGGTTTTCTTTTAGAAACTTTTTTGAAAAGAGAAGGTTATGAGCCTTTCTATGTCTCTACAGGTCAAGAAGCGTTGAAAATATTTGATAAACAGCCATTTGATCTAGTTTTATTGGACATTAAAATGCCAGACATTGACGGGATAGAACTCTTGAAAGAATTCAAAAGGAAAAGATCAAATATAAATGTGATTATGATTACTGCTTATCCTTCTATTGAAACGGCCGTGGAAGCAATGCGGGAAGAAGCTTTTGATTATATTAACAAACCGCTTGATCTAGAAGAATTAAAACAATTGATTGAGAGGGCATTAGCCAGAGAAAAGAAGGTTTCTAAAACTAAAGTTTTTCATTATGGGAATATTGTAGCCCGAAGCCCAGCTATGTTAAGGATTTTAGAAACCCTACCTAAAATAGCATCTACTAAAGCAAATGTTTTGATTATGGGAGAAAGTGGAGTAGGAAAGGAGATTATTGCTCATGCGATTCATAGTTTAAGTCCCAGAAGTGATAAACCCTTTGTGACTGTGAACTGTGCAGGCATTCCTGAAACTCTATTAGAAAGCGAGTTATTTGGTTATAAAAAGGGTGCTTTCACTGGAGCCACAACAGATAGAATGGGTCTTTTCCAGAGTGCACATAAAGGGACACTATTTTTAGATGAAATTGGGGACCTTTCACTTACTCTCCAAGTTAGGCTCTTACGGGTAGTGGAAGAAAAAAGGTTTAAACCTTTAGGAAGTACTCAAGAAATTGAAGTAGATATTCGCCTAATTTCTGCCACTAATCAAGATTTAGAACAAAAGGTCACCGCGGGCCAGTTTAGGGAAGATTTATATTATCGTCTTAATGTCATTCCCATCAGGGTTCCTCCACTCCGGGAAAGAAAGGAAGATATTCCAGTGTTAGTAGAACATTTCTTAAAGAAGTATTCTAAAGAGTTGGGTAAGGAAGTACCCAAGATTTCTAGCTCCGCCCTCTCTTTTTTAATGGAATACGGCTTCCCAGGCAATGTAAGAGAACTAGAGCATATTATTGAAAGATGTGTGGCCTTGGAAACAGGCAATATCATTCTTCCTGAAAGCTTAGTTATCTCGGATTTCAAAAAGAAAAAACACCTTTTAAAAGAAGAGGCTCAATTGCCTTCAGAAGGCATAGACTTAGAAAAAAAGCTAGCCCAGATAGAAAAAGGGCTTATTTTAGAGGCACTGAAAAGGAGTAAAGGAGTAAAAAAAGAAGCAGCCAAATTGTTGAATTTAAGCTTTAGGAGTTTTCGATATAAACTGCAAAAACACGGCCTCAATAAAATAGATAATAATGAATGA
- the feoB gene encoding ferrous iron transport protein B codes for MKAVLVGQPNCGKSTIFNYLSGYKAIVSNFPGTTVKYTASKLFINGYTCECIDLPGTYSLISMDAAEREARKYLLRETVDVIINVMDASLLGRSLELTLELLELGKPMVIALNMVDEAERKGIQIDIEKLSQILGVPVVKTIAYTGKGLAELVRTALEVHKKQIIGQPIYLSKDVEEIVVKLTSKVDKIARTLNLPPRFLALKLLEKDTEFEKILETTAPSLLSFVNKTQKHLEQTHGRPSDVVISSERHALAMNIYETVVKILRSPKPDIRDKIDDVLMHKIWGYIFLALIFYLFFTLVFKIGSFIEEPLISLFDQSLTEIQKYIHRSSLVYVIIEGIIQGIAGGIAIVLPYLTPFLIGLAILEDSGYLPRVAFLLDTFMHRLGLHGKSVIPFLLGYGCSVPAVMSTRILESERDRFITAILTTLIPCSARTVIIMGLVFYYLGPNYAFGIYILNLLVVGLAGKVLTRMYPEVTPGLLLEVPNYHLPSYKTVWIKSWYRLKEFIVIAWPILIVGSIVLGILQFFQLDKIINTLCLPITIPLALPPEVGTTLIFGILRKELSLIMLLQALGTKDILTVMNKGQILTFTIFVVFYIPCAATIAALWREIGGKKTGLAIIFSVMIAFTMAILFRFLSYILF; via the coding sequence TTGAAAGCTGTATTGGTAGGACAACCTAATTGTGGGAAAAGCACCATATTTAACTACCTAAGTGGCTATAAGGCCATTGTTTCTAACTTTCCTGGCACAACTGTAAAATACACAGCCAGTAAGCTATTTATTAATGGCTATACCTGTGAATGTATTGATTTGCCAGGCACTTATTCCCTTATCTCTATGGATGCAGCTGAAAGAGAAGCCCGAAAATATCTATTGAGAGAAACAGTGGATGTGATTATCAATGTGATGGATGCTTCTCTTTTGGGAAGAAGTCTGGAACTTACCCTTGAGTTGTTAGAGTTGGGTAAACCTATGGTTATAGCCTTAAATATGGTTGATGAGGCGGAAAGGAAGGGTATCCAAATTGATATAGAGAAACTATCCCAGATTTTAGGTGTGCCTGTGGTAAAAACCATTGCTTATACAGGTAAAGGATTAGCTGAATTGGTAAGAACAGCCTTGGAAGTTCATAAAAAACAAATAATTGGCCAACCTATTTATTTGAGCAAAGATGTGGAGGAAATAGTAGTAAAACTTACCTCAAAAGTGGATAAAATAGCCAGGACATTGAACCTCCCCCCTCGTTTTTTAGCCCTTAAACTTTTAGAAAAAGACACTGAATTTGAAAAAATTCTTGAAACAACTGCTCCTTCTCTTTTATCCTTTGTTAATAAGACACAAAAACACTTAGAGCAAACACATGGGAGACCTTCTGATGTGGTTATTTCTTCTGAAAGACATGCCCTAGCTATGAACATTTATGAAACAGTAGTGAAAATCCTTCGTTCACCTAAACCCGATATCAGGGATAAAATAGATGATGTCCTTATGCACAAGATATGGGGTTATATATTTTTGGCCTTGATTTTTTATCTTTTTTTTACATTAGTTTTTAAAATTGGTAGTTTTATTGAAGAGCCATTAATAAGTCTCTTTGACCAAAGCCTAACTGAGATACAAAAATACATCCATCGTTCTTCTCTTGTTTATGTAATTATTGAAGGAATTATCCAGGGCATCGCTGGTGGGATAGCCATTGTTTTACCTTACCTAACTCCCTTTCTTATTGGTTTGGCTATCTTAGAAGATTCTGGTTATTTACCCAGGGTGGCTTTTCTGCTGGATACTTTTATGCACCGGCTGGGTCTTCACGGAAAATCCGTTATTCCCTTTCTTTTAGGTTATGGTTGTAGTGTTCCTGCAGTGATGTCCACCCGGATTTTAGAATCGGAAAGAGACAGATTTATTACTGCTATTTTGACTACTTTAATCCCTTGCTCTGCTCGCACAGTCATCATCATGGGATTAGTTTTCTATTATCTAGGACCTAATTACGCCTTTGGGATATATATACTCAATCTCCTTGTGGTTGGTCTAGCAGGAAAGGTTTTGACCAGGATGTATCCAGAGGTTACGCCAGGATTGCTTTTAGAAGTGCCTAATTATCATCTTCCATCTTATAAAACTGTATGGATAAAATCATGGTATAGACTTAAAGAATTTATAGTGATAGCGTGGCCTATTTTGATTGTGGGAAGTATTGTTTTGGGAATTTTACAATTTTTTCAATTAGATAAAATAATCAATACCTTGTGTTTACCTATTACTATCCCCTTGGCCTTGCCTCCAGAAGTGGGAACCACTCTTATTTTCGGCATCCTGCGCAAGGAACTATCTTTAATTATGCTTTTACAGGCCCTAGGGACAAAAGACATCCTGACCGTCATGAATAAGGGACAAATTCTTACCTTCACTATATTTGTAGTTTTTTACATTCCCTGTGCAGCTACTATTGCGGCCCTATGGCGGGAGATTGGTGGTAAAAAAACAGGTCTTGCTATAATTTTTAGTGTTATGATTGCCTTTACTATGGCCATTTTATTTAGGTTTTTGAGTTATATTTTATTTTAG